From Silurus meridionalis isolate SWU-2019-XX chromosome 14, ASM1480568v1, whole genome shotgun sequence, a single genomic window includes:
- the LOC124396402 gene encoding perforin-1-like has protein sequence MLKALVIWAVFALNLLPSTIQNCFKVKKTQCLKVDFAPGSNLAGEGFDITTMERKGVFVIDISSWLQNNTCTVCKNPYMGGQTQKLPLSVVDWRPSQKCHVKVSGTVYQSSESLVSSTVSSIENNWKLGLNIVVAQFQGSLMMASSQSKVAEYSLEKTKRDKFSFTSHTVSCGYYRYRVISRPPLHPELKDEFGRLPATYDIHTKNLYFQLIDKFGTHYITKVTLGGEIRSVTSIKECEVSLQGLSVEEVKKCLDVEASASVGQSNTQVESHHCKKTRDKNLNKKRFSNSFSDRETYIIGGHTRNADLLFSSNTDPKAYKEWVASLPTNPDVLSYALEPLHQLMSAKQVSKKHLGNAIKDYILQRALLKNCSSPCKTGVKTNPKEPCSCSCHNNQGVALNCCPTQKGLGQITVTVVKATGLFGDYFTQTDGYVKIFRNGKIYLGQTSIIWNNNWPTWNHDFNYGIEDLTLFSSVKLEVWDRDSGWDDDLLGACTVKFKSGVEQNFCSLNNGALYYKVQVNCIPGLTGSLCMEYKPFPMNAQLEKLYVSRNARQIPSDMLLEMGVLLDERIPRFNLSNIRKAERSEL, from the exons ATGTTGAAGGCACTTGTGATTTGGGCCGTATTTGCTCTGAATCTGCTACCTTCAACCATCCAGAATTGTTTCAAGGTAAAGAAAACTCAGTGTCTAAAAGTGGACTTTGCTCCCGGATCTAACCTGGCAGGAGAAGGCTTTGATATCACCACCATGGAACGGAAAGGCGTCTTTGTCATTGACATCAGCTCCTGGCTCCAGAACAACACCTGCACTGTGTGTAAAAACCCCTACATGGGAGGTCAAACGCAGAAGCTCCCGCTTTCTGTGGTGGACTGGAGACCGAGTCAAAAGTGTCATGTAAAGGTGTCCGGTACCGTTTACCAGTCCAGCGAGTCCCTGGTCAGCTCTACCGTCTCTTCTATTGAGAACAACTGGAAGCTAGGCTTGAATATAGTGGTTGCACAATTCCAGGGATCACTGATGATGGCATCCAGTCAATCAAAGGTGGCTGAATATTCGTTAGAGAAAACCAAAAGAGATAAGTTCAGCTTTACCAGCCACACTGTCTCCTGTGGGTACTACAG GTACAGGGTTATAAGCCGTCCACCCCTGCACCCTGAGCTGAAGGATGAATTCGGAAGGCTCCCAGCAACATATGACATTCACACCAAGAATCTCTATTTCCAGCTGATTGATAAGTTTGGTACTCATTACATTACAAAG GTGACTCTGGGTGGAGAAATTCGCTCTGTGACCAGCATCAAGGAGTGTGAGGTGTCACTGCAGGGTCTGAGTGTGGAGGAGGTGAAGAAATGTCTGGACGTGGAGGCTTCTGCCAGTGTGGGACAATCTAACACCCAGGTGGAGTCTCATCACTGCAAGAAGACCAGGGACAagaatctaaacaaaaaaaggttcTCCAACAGCTTCTCAGACAG GGAAACATACATTATTGGTGGCCATACAAGGAATGCCGATTTGCTTTTCTCATCAAATACTGACCCAAAAGCCTATAAGGAGTGGGTCGCATCTCTGCCCACTAACCCTGATGTGCTTTCCTACGCTCTCGAGCCTCTTCATCAGTTAATGTCAGCAAAGCAGGTGAGCAAGAAACATTTGGGCAATGCAATCAAGGACTACATCCTCCAGAGAGCTCTTTTAAAAAACTGCTCTAGTCCATGTAAGACTGGTGTGAAGACCAACCCAAAGGAGCCCTGCAGCTGCAGCTGCCACAACAACCAGGGCGTGGCCCTCAACTGCTGCCCCACTCAGAAAGGACTTGGTCAGATCACTGTAACTGTAGTCAAAGCCACAGGTTTGTTTGGAGATTACTTCACTCAGACGGACGGATATGTCAAGATATTCCGCAATGGAAAGATCTACCTTGGACAGACATCTATAATCTGGAACAATAATTGGCCAACATGGAACCACGATTTTAATTATGGCATTGAAGACCTGACACTGTTCAGCAGTGTAAAGTTAGAGGTGTGGGACAGGGACAGCGGCTGGGATGACGACTTACTTGGGGCATGCACTGTTAAATTTAAATCTGGAGTGGAGCAGAACTTCTGTTCTCTCAATAATGGAGCACTGTATTATAAAGTGCAGGTGAATTGCATCCCTGGTTTGACTGGGTCTTTATGCATGGAGTACAAGCCTTTTCCCATGAATGCACAGCTGGAGAAACTGTATGTCTCCCGGAACGCTCGGCAAATTCCCAGTGACATGCTGCTGGAGATGGGCGTGCTCCTAGATGAACGCATTCCCCGCTTCAACCTGAGCAACATCCGCAAAGCTGAAAGATCTGAGTTGTAA